Proteins encoded together in one Chitinophaga lutea window:
- a CDS encoding J domain-containing protein, whose amino-acid sequence MLNYYEILGVADFSAPEVVRKAHRMLSKQHHPDLNNSDKFHEERFKEIQHAYEQLRNPDQKAAFDTRLRYYYSIRDHHQYTAQESYHQYAPPPQPDSSYTPTGKGQSPVMAIVFFLIFFSLLKIFLAQPWDDNAPPPRQAPFKFQTSEPLFSPENKTPEASQEQSVFQREASPFQPTTTAFPALKDTTVVQKTFRTGSSRDAVRAAQGTPEWVTIHNGSEMWTYGNSVVIFKNNAVDSYHNIGRNLHVEN is encoded by the coding sequence ATGCTTAACTATTATGAAATACTCGGAGTAGCCGATTTTTCAGCACCGGAAGTCGTCAGGAAAGCACACCGGATGCTTTCCAAACAGCACCACCCCGATCTCAATAACAGCGATAAATTTCATGAGGAAAGGTTCAAGGAAATCCAGCATGCTTATGAGCAGCTGCGCAATCCCGACCAGAAGGCCGCATTCGACACACGGCTGCGCTATTACTATTCCATCCGCGATCATCATCAATATACCGCGCAGGAAAGCTACCATCAATACGCTCCTCCTCCGCAGCCCGACAGCTCTTATACGCCCACGGGAAAAGGGCAATCACCGGTGATGGCAATCGTGTTTTTTTTGATCTTTTTTTCCCTGTTGAAAATATTCCTGGCGCAGCCCTGGGACGATAATGCACCGCCGCCAAGGCAAGCCCCATTCAAATTCCAGACAAGCGAGCCTCTTTTTTCACCTGAAAACAAAACACCGGAAGCCAGTCAGGAGCAATCTGTTTTCCAAAGGGAAGCTTCCCCTTTCCAGCCAACTACCACTGCTTTTCCCGCTCTAAAAGACACAACGGTGGTACAAAAAACCTTCAGAACCGGTTCATCGAGAGATGCGGTAAGGGCCGCTCAGGGCACACCGGAATGGGTGACGATACACAATGGTTCGGAAATGTGGACCTATGGCAATAGCGTGGTCATCTTTAAAAACAACGCGGTGGACAGTTATCACAACATCGGCAGGAACCTCCATGTTGAAAACTGA
- a CDS encoding alpha-L-fucosidase, producing the protein MTNKMTDLKKHIGSLLVLMLTCMGLSAQIQQPGTRPNPAQQAMIKRGYGMFIHFGVNTFADVEWSDGTIPAEKYNPTQLDPDQWVRTARDAGFRYVLLITKHHDGFCLWNSQYTTYDVAASPVKTDVVKAVADACRKYGLQFAVYYSLWDRHEPSYKDKNPQVYIDYMLKQLTELFTQYGPICELWLDGGWDRKPQDWGIDQIYRLVKKFNPACAVSVNHTIVNEEGKRKYTPPSEMTVDDKYFFQYFPSDFRLWDPKIITRFDKKQYLHEGKSYYMPFEHTLCISHRWNWFQKSAQLPARELDELEELFYWCTDNDNALVVNIPPDQTGRIREYEALTAISLGKRLGLAMNKPLPGNGRFISALKPVQASSVWEEKGKRYEGALVTDGNLDSRWASRDTLASLEITLNANEPFNKISIFEYKDTKNLPDGFSQVRLPRIQEYTVDILQNGRWETIFLGHEPMGDCKVIRLPRSYKTGSLRFRVLKASAPPSIYEISVIDLDKR; encoded by the coding sequence ATGACGAACAAAATGACCGATCTGAAAAAACACATTGGCAGCCTCCTGGTACTGATGCTGACCTGCATGGGCCTCTCTGCACAGATACAACAACCGGGTACCCGGCCCAATCCCGCCCAGCAGGCGATGATCAAACGCGGCTACGGCATGTTCATCCACTTCGGCGTCAATACCTTTGCCGATGTGGAATGGTCGGACGGCACCATCCCCGCGGAAAAATACAATCCCACACAGCTCGACCCGGACCAGTGGGTGCGTACGGCCCGGGATGCGGGTTTCCGTTATGTGCTGCTCATCACCAAACATCACGACGGGTTCTGCCTCTGGAACAGTCAGTACACTACCTACGACGTGGCGGCTTCCCCCGTTAAAACGGATGTGGTGAAAGCCGTCGCTGATGCCTGCCGCAAATACGGGCTGCAGTTTGCGGTGTATTATTCGCTGTGGGACCGGCATGAACCGTCGTATAAAGACAAAAATCCGCAGGTATACATCGACTATATGCTGAAACAGCTCACCGAGCTCTTTACACAATACGGGCCCATCTGCGAACTGTGGCTCGATGGGGGATGGGACCGCAAGCCGCAGGATTGGGGTATCGACCAGATTTACCGGCTGGTGAAAAAGTTCAACCCTGCCTGTGCGGTGAGCGTCAATCACACCATCGTGAACGAAGAAGGCAAGCGGAAGTACACACCGCCTTCCGAAATGACGGTGGACGATAAATATTTCTTCCAGTACTTTCCGTCGGATTTCCGGCTGTGGGATCCGAAGATCATCACCCGTTTCGATAAAAAACAATACCTGCACGAAGGCAAATCGTACTATATGCCTTTCGAGCATACGCTGTGTATCAGCCACCGCTGGAACTGGTTCCAGAAGTCGGCGCAGCTGCCCGCCCGCGAACTGGATGAACTGGAGGAGCTGTTCTACTGGTGCACCGATAACGATAACGCACTGGTGGTGAACATCCCGCCCGATCAAACCGGCCGCATCCGGGAATACGAAGCCCTGACGGCCATCAGCCTGGGTAAGCGCCTCGGCCTCGCCATGAACAAACCCCTTCCAGGAAACGGCCGCTTCATCTCTGCGTTAAAACCCGTGCAGGCTTCGAGCGTATGGGAAGAAAAAGGGAAGCGGTACGAAGGAGCACTGGTGACCGATGGCAACCTCGACAGTCGCTGGGCATCCAGGGACACGCTGGCCAGCCTGGAGATAACGCTGAATGCCAACGAGCCCTTCAACAAGATCAGCATCTTCGAATATAAAGACACGAAAAACCTGCCCGACGGGTTTTCGCAGGTGAGGTTACCCCGCATACAGGAATACACGGTGGACATCCTGCAGAACGGCCGCTGGGAAACGATTTTCCTCGGGCATGAGCCGATGGGCGACTGCAAGGTGATACGACTGCCGCGGAGTTATAAAACCGGCAGCCTGCGCTTCAGGGTCCTTAAAGCCAGTGCGCCGCCTTCCATTTATGAGATATCCGTGATCGACCTGGATAAAAGATAG
- a CDS encoding DMT family transporter: MTGNQRIKGLISIIFVMLIWGSSFTVTKIVVTEVPPVIFAVIRNIIGCLALLPFYLIQRTKVKQPLPYGKLVLMGLAGTTFYYFVFNTGMKYVSASTGALIEGLVPVAIAVPAALILKEHLRKTTIAGIVLSVTGVILVGFVGNASKSSNALLGSTLVVCAVCLWSVYTLLSRSLKDADTVLVTTVSTFIGTALSVPVGIYEVVQHGMPEIPMKAWLGMTYLGIFASAVAYFLYNRALESLPAAQVGNFLNLNPVIGTTIAFIFLKETFTGWQFAGSVLVLAGIWLSSMQGKRGKTMNIPQ; this comes from the coding sequence ATGACCGGCAATCAACGTATCAAAGGGCTCATCAGCATTATATTCGTAATGCTCATCTGGGGCAGTTCCTTTACCGTCACAAAAATCGTGGTCACCGAAGTACCGCCCGTTATTTTCGCCGTCATCCGCAACATCATCGGTTGCCTCGCCCTCCTGCCGTTTTACCTGATACAGCGAACGAAAGTCAAACAGCCGCTGCCGTATGGAAAGCTGGTATTGATGGGGCTGGCTGGCACTACCTTCTATTATTTTGTTTTTAATACCGGGATGAAATATGTATCCGCCTCCACCGGCGCTTTGATCGAAGGCCTGGTCCCGGTAGCCATTGCCGTGCCAGCTGCGCTGATCCTAAAAGAGCATCTGCGGAAAACCACTATCGCCGGCATTGTGCTGTCTGTGACGGGGGTGATACTGGTGGGGTTCGTGGGGAATGCTTCCAAATCGTCCAACGCATTGCTGGGCAGTACCCTCGTGGTGTGCGCGGTGTGTCTGTGGAGCGTGTACACATTGCTGTCGAGAAGCCTCAAAGATGCAGATACCGTGCTGGTAACGACGGTAAGCACTTTTATCGGAACAGCGCTTTCCGTACCCGTAGGCATATACGAAGTGGTGCAGCACGGCATGCCGGAGATTCCGATGAAGGCCTGGCTGGGTATGACTTACCTCGGCATCTTCGCATCCGCCGTGGCATACTTTCTTTATAACCGGGCGCTGGAAAGCCTGCCGGCGGCGCAGGTGGGCAACTTCCTGAACCTTAACCCCGTGATCGGCACCACCATCGCTTTTATTTTCCTGAAAGAAACGTTTACCGGCTGGCAATTTGCCGGAAGCGTGCTGGTGCTGGCGGGCATATGGCTCAGCAGTATGCAGGGGAAGCGGGGAAAAACGATGAATATACCGCAATAG
- a CDS encoding Gfo/Idh/MocA family protein: protein MNNEYSRRRFLKQAMLASAAVATPGLLMAKGMPAPRKLGPNEKVNLACIGIGNRGAEITEALYKTGLANIVALCDVDMGAPHTQKILKQFPNVPRFQDFRQMFDKMGKQIDAVSIGVPDFSHFPITMMAMGLGIHVYVEKPMARTFQEVELMMKAAKKYNKVVTQMGNQGHSEANYFQFKAWVDAGIIKDVTSITAHMNSPRRWHGWDTNIKAFPPAEQLPATLDWDVWQMATNNHQYNKDFVNGQWRCWFDFGMGALGDWGAHILDTAHQFLDMGLPSEVTPVKLTGHNNFFYPTSSTLSFKFPKRGKLPAVEVMWYDGVDNLPPIPAGYGVSGLDPNIPPPSTGAIKPAKLNPGKIIYGKDLTFKGGSHGSTLSIIPEEKGKEMASRLPEVPQSPSNHFANFLLACKGQEQTRSPFAIAGPLSQVFCLGVLAQWTNTKLEFDREKKIITNNKHANELLVGPPPRKGWEQYYKV, encoded by the coding sequence ATGAATAACGAATATTCGAGGAGACGGTTCCTGAAGCAGGCCATGCTGGCGTCTGCGGCCGTAGCCACACCGGGGCTCCTGATGGCAAAGGGAATGCCGGCGCCCCGCAAACTGGGGCCCAATGAGAAAGTAAATCTGGCCTGCATCGGCATCGGCAACCGCGGCGCGGAAATCACCGAGGCGCTTTACAAAACCGGCCTGGCCAATATCGTGGCATTGTGCGATGTGGATATGGGTGCGCCGCATACACAAAAAATCCTGAAACAATTCCCGAACGTGCCGCGGTTCCAGGACTTCCGGCAAATGTTCGATAAAATGGGCAAACAGATAGACGCCGTGTCTATCGGCGTGCCGGACTTCTCCCACTTTCCCATTACCATGATGGCCATGGGCCTGGGCATACACGTGTACGTGGAAAAACCCATGGCGCGCACCTTCCAGGAAGTGGAGCTGATGATGAAGGCCGCCAAAAAATATAACAAGGTGGTAACCCAGATGGGCAACCAGGGGCACTCCGAAGCTAATTATTTCCAGTTCAAGGCTTGGGTGGACGCGGGCATCATCAAGGATGTGACCAGCATCACCGCCCACATGAACTCTCCGCGCCGCTGGCACGGCTGGGATACGAACATCAAAGCCTTTCCGCCGGCCGAGCAGCTGCCGGCTACCCTCGACTGGGACGTTTGGCAAATGGCCACGAACAACCACCAGTACAACAAAGATTTTGTGAACGGCCAATGGCGCTGCTGGTTCGATTTCGGTATGGGCGCGCTGGGCGACTGGGGTGCACACATCCTCGACACTGCCCACCAGTTCCTCGATATGGGCCTGCCTTCGGAAGTGACGCCCGTCAAACTGACGGGGCATAATAACTTTTTCTATCCCACTTCATCCACGCTGTCCTTCAAATTTCCGAAACGCGGCAAGCTGCCGGCGGTAGAGGTGATGTGGTACGATGGTGTGGACAACCTTCCGCCGATTCCGGCAGGCTATGGCGTGTCCGGCCTCGACCCGAACATCCCCCCGCCGAGCACCGGCGCTATCAAACCGGCCAAGCTCAACCCGGGTAAAATCATTTACGGCAAGGATCTGACTTTTAAAGGCGGTTCACACGGCAGTACGCTGTCTATCATCCCGGAAGAAAAAGGAAAGGAAATGGCTTCCAGGCTGCCTGAGGTGCCCCAAAGCCCGTCCAATCACTTTGCGAACTTCCTGCTGGCCTGCAAGGGACAAGAGCAGACCCGCTCGCCGTTTGCCATCGCAGGCCCGTTGAGCCAGGTATTCTGCCTCGGTGTGCTCGCACAATGGACGAATACCAAACTGGAATTCGACCGCGAGAAAAAGATCATCACCAATAATAAACACGCAAACGAGTTGCTGGTAGGCCCGCCGCCTCGCAAAGGCTGGGAGCAGTATTATAAAGTGTAA
- a CDS encoding RidA family protein — translation MDTLTIKHINPDGLIKNPAFTNVITIQGNAKTIYIGEMNANNAAGEIVGKGDLKAQTEQALKNVETALHAAGGDWENLVKWTVYVVHGQDLRAGFEGFQKVWGNRPNPPVVTMQFVAGLANPDYLVGIEAVAVVPEDKK, via the coding sequence ATGGACACGCTGACAATCAAACACATTAATCCAGACGGATTGATAAAGAACCCTGCATTTACCAATGTGATTACCATACAGGGAAATGCCAAAACGATTTACATCGGCGAGATGAACGCCAACAATGCTGCCGGTGAAATTGTGGGGAAGGGCGACCTGAAAGCGCAGACGGAGCAGGCGCTGAAGAACGTGGAAACAGCTTTGCACGCAGCCGGCGGCGATTGGGAGAACCTGGTCAAATGGACGGTGTATGTGGTGCACGGACAGGATCTCCGCGCCGGTTTTGAAGGCTTCCAGAAAGTGTGGGGCAACCGGCCTAACCCGCCGGTGGTCACCATGCAGTTTGTAGCCGGTTTGGCGAACCCCGACTACCTTGTGGGAATTGAAGCCGTAGCCGTGGTGCCCGAAGATAAAAAATGA
- a CDS encoding amino acid permease, with protein MKSANEKADAQQLRRGLQNRHIQLIALGGAIGTGLFLGIGPAAVLAGPSVILGYAMGGIIAFFIMRQLGEMVVDEPVSGSFSHFAYKYWGSFAGFASGWNYWVLYILVSMSELTAIGIYVQFWWPEIPLWASSLFFFLAINALNLSSVKVYGEAEFWFSIIKVIAIIAMIIFGVYLLLSGTGGPGAGIQNLWNDGGFFPKGLMTADGQGGYQGLLAAIALIMFSFGGLELIGITAAEAEQPEKTIPKATNQVIYRILIFYVGALVILFALSPWKSITTDSSPFVMVFESLKGFQFSLFGKTIYFTSLIANALNLIVLTAALSVYNSCVYSNSRMLYGLAEQGNAPSFLSKLNKNHVPVNATLISGLFAAVCIIVNKLMPEKALEVLMSLVVSCLILNWLMISVVHLKFKKHKREAQIRTKFPSFLYPVSNYICLIFLTGILVLMWITGMTTPVALIPGWLVFLYLCYLGVKRNKSYTPGY; from the coding sequence TTGAAATCAGCAAACGAAAAAGCGGACGCACAGCAACTCAGAAGAGGTTTACAAAACCGGCATATCCAGCTCATTGCGCTGGGCGGGGCCATCGGTACGGGGCTGTTCCTCGGCATTGGTCCGGCGGCGGTGCTGGCCGGCCCTTCCGTCATTTTAGGCTACGCCATGGGCGGCATCATTGCGTTTTTCATCATGCGCCAGCTGGGCGAGATGGTGGTAGACGAGCCGGTATCCGGCAGTTTCAGCCATTTTGCCTATAAGTACTGGGGCAGCTTCGCCGGGTTTGCTTCCGGCTGGAATTACTGGGTGCTTTACATCCTGGTGAGCATGTCGGAACTGACGGCCATCGGCATATACGTGCAGTTCTGGTGGCCCGAAATCCCGCTATGGGCGTCGAGCCTTTTCTTTTTCCTTGCCATCAATGCGCTGAACCTCAGTTCTGTAAAAGTATACGGAGAAGCGGAGTTCTGGTTTTCGATCATCAAGGTGATCGCCATCATCGCCATGATCATTTTCGGCGTGTACCTGCTGCTGAGCGGTACCGGCGGCCCGGGCGCCGGCATACAGAACCTTTGGAACGACGGCGGCTTTTTCCCGAAAGGCCTGATGACGGCCGACGGACAGGGCGGTTATCAGGGGCTCCTGGCGGCCATCGCCCTTATCATGTTTTCATTCGGGGGGCTCGAGCTCATCGGCATCACTGCAGCAGAAGCGGAGCAACCGGAAAAAACCATTCCCAAAGCCACCAACCAGGTGATCTACCGCATCCTGATCTTTTACGTGGGTGCACTCGTGATACTTTTTGCACTGTCGCCGTGGAAGAGCATCACCACCGACAGCAGCCCGTTCGTGATGGTGTTCGAAAGCCTGAAAGGTTTCCAGTTCAGCCTCTTCGGCAAAACCATTTATTTCACCAGCCTCATCGCCAATGCCCTCAACCTCATCGTACTGACCGCCGCGCTGTCTGTTTACAACAGCTGTGTGTACAGCAACAGCAGGATGTTATACGGACTGGCGGAGCAGGGCAATGCCCCTTCGTTTTTATCGAAGCTGAACAAAAACCACGTGCCGGTTAATGCCACGCTGATATCGGGCCTGTTTGCCGCGGTGTGCATCATCGTCAATAAACTCATGCCGGAAAAAGCGCTGGAAGTACTGATGTCGCTGGTAGTATCGTGCCTGATACTCAACTGGCTCATGATCAGCGTGGTGCACCTGAAGTTCAAAAAACACAAACGCGAAGCGCAAATACGGACGAAATTCCCATCCTTTCTTTACCCGGTGTCGAACTACATCTGCCTGATATTCCTGACCGGCATACTGGTGCTGATGTGGATTACCGGTATGACGACCCCCGTGGCGCTGATCCCGGGCTGGCTGGTGTTCTTGTACCTGTGTTACCTTGGCGTGAAGCGAAACAAATCTTATACCCCCGGGTATTAA
- a CDS encoding outer membrane beta-barrel protein: MKHVLFVCALFCGMTTASAQSAYFKQSLQLGVGFASTLGYAGNYKSTPAVSLSYEHMLPFQTGPGRIGVGAIVAFQSEKYDGGIAGYESKWNNSLFALRGTWHLEKYLPENLDVYGAAQLGLRFEKNKFKLSGETAERTDKNTRVHAGLLVGARYFFHRNFAAFSEVGYDLAVIKVGIAARF; encoded by the coding sequence ATGAAACATGTATTATTTGTTTGCGCCCTTTTCTGCGGAATGACTACCGCAAGCGCTCAGTCAGCTTACTTCAAACAATCTTTGCAGCTTGGTGTCGGTTTCGCCAGCACACTGGGTTATGCCGGTAATTACAAATCCACTCCGGCCGTGAGCCTTTCATATGAGCATATGCTGCCGTTCCAGACGGGCCCGGGCCGTATAGGCGTGGGTGCTATCGTTGCTTTCCAGAGTGAAAAATATGATGGTGGTATTGCAGGCTACGAAAGCAAATGGAACAACTCCCTGTTCGCACTGAGAGGCACCTGGCATCTCGAAAAATATCTGCCTGAAAATCTCGACGTGTACGGTGCTGCCCAACTGGGTCTCCGTTTCGAAAAGAATAAATTCAAACTCAGCGGTGAAACCGCAGAGCGGACCGATAAAAATACAAGGGTGCATGCCGGTTTACTGGTGGGAGCACGTTATTTCTTCCATCGCAACTTTGCCGCTTTCTCTGAAGTGGGTTACGACCTGGCGGTTATTAAAGTGGGCATCGCTGCAAGATTCTAA
- a CDS encoding alpha/beta fold hydrolase, with the protein MKRTLAIFTFLVLTFFQMKAQQQPTGHFATVNGLKMYYEIHGSGSPLVLIHGGGSTIYTTFGRILPELSRNHRVIAVETQSHGHTADIDRPYSFEQDADDVAALLGQLNIARADFMGFSNGGTTCLQIAIRHPQLVNKLVLASTLYKRSGMPPGFFDMMEKATLDQMPTPLQEAYKAINPDPKGLQAMFKRDSERMIAFKDIPDASIKGIAAPALVIGGDADAVQPAHALELSRTLQHAKLAILPGVHGEYIAEICAPPKQPGMPAFVVDMIETFLKE; encoded by the coding sequence ATGAAACGGACACTCGCCATTTTTACATTTTTAGTATTGACATTTTTCCAGATGAAAGCACAGCAGCAACCAACAGGCCACTTTGCCACGGTGAACGGCTTGAAGATGTACTATGAGATTCACGGCAGCGGCAGTCCGCTCGTGTTGATACACGGCGGAGGTTCTACTATCTACACCACGTTTGGCCGCATCCTGCCGGAGCTCTCCAGGAATCATCGTGTGATTGCGGTGGAAACACAATCGCACGGCCATACGGCAGACATCGACCGGCCTTACAGTTTTGAACAGGATGCGGATGACGTAGCCGCTTTATTGGGCCAGCTCAATATCGCCAGGGCGGATTTTATGGGCTTCAGCAACGGCGGCACCACCTGCCTGCAGATCGCTATCAGGCATCCCCAACTCGTCAATAAACTGGTACTCGCATCTACGCTCTACAAACGGAGCGGCATGCCGCCAGGCTTTTTCGATATGATGGAAAAGGCCACGCTCGACCAGATGCCCACCCCGCTGCAAGAGGCGTATAAAGCCATCAATCCCGATCCGAAAGGCTTACAGGCCATGTTTAAGCGCGACTCGGAAAGAATGATTGCGTTCAAGGATATCCCCGATGCATCGATCAAAGGCATTGCGGCGCCTGCGCTCGTGATCGGTGGCGATGCGGACGCTGTGCAGCCTGCACACGCACTCGAATTATCGCGTACGCTGCAGCATGCGAAACTGGCGATACTGCCCGGTGTTCACGGGGAATATATCGCCGAAATCTGCGCTCCTCCCAAACAACCGGGCATGCCGGCGTTCGTGGTAGACATGATTGAAACATTCCTGAAGGAGTAA
- a CDS encoding NAD(P)-dependent oxidoreductase, giving the protein MARAFLGMGLLGTNFVKAMLDRGEKVQVWNRSPEKAAALEALGAAVSADVAAAVKSADYIHVTLKDDDSVNDVLAAAAPGFKAGAMIIDHTTTSATGAIQRTAEWKSRGFTYLHAPVFMGPANAREGSGFMLVSGNQEVIEKVQPLLDQMTGKVINFGAEEGKAAAMKLVGNCFLVAFTAGLSDTLALGKALNVSVQDVGDLFSLWNPAQMMPARLQRMSAGDYSKPSWELNMARKDTQLFINSVQEKNGTLAVIPAIAEEMDRWIAKGFGSSDWTVIAKDAVKK; this is encoded by the coding sequence ATGGCAAGAGCATTCCTGGGCATGGGCCTGCTGGGGACAAATTTCGTAAAAGCGATGCTGGACAGGGGAGAAAAGGTGCAGGTATGGAACAGAAGCCCTGAAAAAGCCGCCGCGCTGGAAGCGCTGGGCGCGGCTGTGTCGGCAGACGTGGCTGCGGCCGTAAAAAGCGCCGATTATATCCACGTAACGCTGAAAGACGACGACAGCGTGAATGATGTGCTGGCCGCCGCCGCACCCGGTTTTAAAGCGGGCGCCATGATCATCGATCATACCACCACTTCAGCCACCGGCGCCATCCAGCGCACCGCGGAATGGAAATCGCGCGGCTTCACCTACCTGCACGCCCCGGTGTTCATGGGCCCGGCCAACGCCAGGGAAGGCAGCGGTTTTATGCTCGTATCCGGCAACCAGGAAGTGATCGAAAAAGTGCAACCGCTGCTCGACCAGATGACCGGTAAGGTGATCAACTTTGGTGCGGAGGAAGGCAAGGCGGCGGCTATGAAACTGGTGGGGAACTGCTTCCTCGTGGCATTTACCGCCGGCCTGTCCGATACGCTTGCACTGGGCAAAGCCTTAAACGTGTCCGTGCAGGATGTGGGCGATCTGTTCAGTCTCTGGAACCCCGCGCAGATGATGCCAGCCCGTCTGCAGCGCATGAGCGCCGGCGACTACAGCAAACCATCGTGGGAACTGAATATGGCCCGCAAAGACACGCAGCTGTTCATCAATTCCGTGCAGGAGAAAAACGGTACGCTGGCCGTGATACCGGCGATTGCGGAAGAAATGGATCGCTGGATTGCCAAAGGGTTCGGCAGCAGCGACTGGACGGTGATTGCAAAGGATGCCGTGAAAAAATAA
- a CDS encoding alkene reductase: MKLFEPFQQRGLELKNRIVMAPMTRARNPDGIPNHMNALYYRQRAGAGLIITEGVAISPTASGVLHIPGLYTVAQTAGWKLVTEAVHAKGTKIFAQLWHVGRVSHITNQPGGIAPVSASDLQALHSSAWAYDEQGKENFVPCSKPRALPVAEIAQVVNDFANAAANAIAAGFDGVELHGANGYLIEQFLNPFVNIRSDEYGGSIHNRSRFLLEAIDACIARVGAGKVAIRLTPYGGLHEMPHYPELEDTYQYLARELGKRHIAFIDIMDQQSRGSFALPDGFIARFRKAYNGVLLLTGGMDRTKSEQYINDGLIDLAGFGEPFIANPDLPERLRYGWALTPPQRNLHYGGAAHGYTDYETYRESATADK, encoded by the coding sequence ATGAAACTATTTGAACCATTTCAGCAGAGAGGGCTCGAACTGAAAAACCGCATCGTGATGGCGCCCATGACCCGCGCACGTAACCCGGACGGTATTCCCAACCACATGAACGCCCTGTATTACCGCCAGAGAGCCGGCGCCGGCCTCATCATTACCGAAGGGGTGGCGATCTCTCCCACCGCATCGGGCGTGCTGCATATACCCGGGTTGTACACCGTGGCGCAAACGGCAGGATGGAAACTGGTGACGGAGGCGGTGCATGCAAAAGGCACGAAAATATTCGCGCAGCTCTGGCACGTGGGCCGCGTGTCGCACATCACCAACCAGCCGGGCGGCATTGCGCCGGTCAGTGCTTCCGACCTGCAGGCGCTGCATTCCAGCGCCTGGGCATACGACGAGCAGGGTAAAGAGAACTTTGTGCCCTGCTCCAAACCGAGAGCTTTGCCGGTAGCGGAAATCGCGCAGGTGGTGAACGACTTCGCCAACGCCGCGGCCAATGCCATCGCGGCCGGTTTCGACGGGGTGGAACTGCATGGCGCCAACGGTTACCTCATCGAGCAGTTTCTGAATCCTTTCGTGAATATCCGCTCCGATGAATATGGCGGCTCCATTCACAACCGCAGCCGCTTTTTACTGGAGGCTATCGATGCCTGCATTGCGCGCGTCGGGGCGGGGAAAGTGGCCATCCGGCTCACCCCGTACGGTGGCCTTCATGAAATGCCGCATTACCCGGAACTGGAAGACACCTATCAGTACCTGGCGCGGGAACTGGGAAAACGCCACATCGCGTTCATCGATATCATGGACCAGCAGTCGCGCGGCAGCTTCGCGTTGCCCGACGGGTTCATCGCCCGTTTTCGCAAAGCGTACAATGGGGTGCTGCTGCTGACAGGAGGGATGGACCGCACCAAATCCGAACAATACATTAACGACGGCCTGATCGACCTGGCCGGCTTTGGGGAGCCTTTCATCGCCAACCCCGACCTGCCCGAGCGGCTCCGTTACGGCTGGGCGCTCACACCTCCTCAGCGGAACCTCCATTACGGTGGGGCAGCGCATGGTTATACAGATTATGAAACGTACAGGGAAAGTGCGACGGCGGATAAATGA